tgtccactgagaacagcttgtttttctgagtttgtattactacCTCATGAATATTGTAAATTTTAAAATTCTGTGTTTGAACTTcatccaaaactacacagtgcccctttaataaatGGTATGTTCATGGTTAAGTAAACGTTAGTTAACAGTTATTTCAGTGTTAACATTTTTGAAATACTAAtaaataaaccatttattaagcaattgttaATTGTTATGTCACAACTGTCGTTTATATTACTTTGTAAATGGTTGATAAATACTTCATCTTTAAATACCATTTGGATCTTTACAAACTTTTACAattgcagtttgttgtttttatttatgatatttattatatgttgtggttttttttttttttttacctgtttgGGCGCTTCTGTTTGGACGAACTCTGAGTAGATCCGGTTGGCAGAAGAGATCATCTCTGGGACCGTCTTGATTTTTTTGTAGTCCTCACAGGCGAGCCAAAACAGTATGTTCTCCTCACTGTACTCGGACTTCAGGAACTCCCGGAAAGCTATCTGGCCGGCTGGAAATCACAGAGGACAGTAGGCTGCTAAGTGCAGAGCATATATACAGTCAACTAGTGTGTACAACCAGAAGAGGCTCTCACCTTTACAACTGAGGACCTTGTCCACAGACTCGCCCCAGGTCTCAACATCCTCCAGCGGATCCTTGGGGAAGCAACACAATCTACCCTTGAAAAGAGCATCAAGATCTATCACTAGCCCAGTTATCTGTGAACTCCACCTGACAGGCCAAATCATCAACCATTCATAGTATGTGACATGTTTTAAGATGACTCGTGAACATTCAATTAAACGCATTGAGCACTTGACAGCAACCTCCCATTCACTAACAAGCCGCTTCAGAAACAAGGACACGACGCACGGTGAGACTTACAgagagtgaaaacctccttGGTATTTTCCACATGGCTGCGGTAAGATGTTGCCTGCTGAAAATGGTAAAGGCCCAACAAACAAATATGCAGTAACTCACTTTATCGCCATCTCCTTGTCCTCTACGAAAGGGAGACAGAGATAAGATCCTGCCAGACTGAAGAGGGGGTTGCGATTGTTTGGAAATAAGAGAGTCAAGTGAACAAATCTGAATGACCCCCACCCAACATGAATGGAATATATGGAAATCTGTATGCAAAGTGTTGTCGTTGGGAGAGACGGGGCATCCTTCCATGTCTGTCGCACCTTGAGGAGAAACGAACTGGGCTGTGATATAAGCTGACCGCACCTCCCTCCAAAGCAGTGATTATCATTAACGTGAGTGTGGCAATATGGGAGATAGTTCCAAGATTAAATAAACTAATTAGGATTACCTTCACCAGTACACATTTTAGACTGTTGAAGACCTTCTTTTTTTCACCACTAAGTAAGAACCATAGTGTAGTTTCTTTATGGTTATAATCATGTGTTATTATCATAGTATGGTGACATCATGGCTATTGTGGTGGTGGTCAAATTCAGTATAAGATCTGACCATTGAGCGTTGGTCAGGAAGCTCCGGGAGAGGTCCTGACCATAAACAAATGGCCATAAACAAATCCACTATTAAGTAAAAAGGGTTTGTCATCCTGCCATTTGCATACCTGCAGTGTTCTTCATTCATCAAGATgacaaaaagaataaacaagCACTGATTCATTAATATGCCTCACACAACACGTTCAAATGATGTAGGCGATCACTGGCTCTCGGAACAAAAAGGTTGCGATTTGGATTTTTTCAACCTCTGGTGAGGTAAACGTCTCATAAAATGACAGTCTGAGGCTGTACTCATATCATTATACCAGCCAACTCAATAGGTTGTATGATCATAAAGTAAGCGAGTCAGGGTTAGAAAATACTGTACACTTGCAATATAACAACACATCCAGCAAATGTTCGGATGAATGAGGTGCCCGTGTTTGTGTGACGGTGAGACACTGTGTGATCAGTGGGATGAAACTGACGTTTCAGAAAAGCCTGAGTTGCTTCAGTCGTAATTGTTTTGGATGCCGGCATAAAGTAAACGCTATTTACAAGtgggtaacactttacaataaggtACGCAAAATGTGAGCTGTTACTGAAGAGCAAGTAAAGAATGAATCGGGAACGACTTAATAGTTAATGATTCCTTAATGAGTAATTATGAATGAATAACTGCGATTCGAGGACTGTATGGGAGATAATGATGCGTTACTGAAGAACAGAAGGGGAGATACTgcattaatgaatcattaagTAATTAAGAGTTAATAAATAACTGTGAATCAATATACTGACCACTTTCTTCACTAGTCGGTCTCAACCAGCAGCTAAGCTAGTGGCGACTTTTTAATTCATAATCATTATCATTTGTTACTCTTTTTGTGTACCTTGTAAGCACGGTTGTCCCTCCTCCCCTGCTGGCCTGCTGGCCTGCACTCACATTACTCCGGCTGCAACCGGGCCTGAGCACAGTTACTCCTTGTACATACCTCATCGCGCTGCAGCGCGGTCGAAGCACAATGGAGAACAACATAGAGAACATGACTTTACTGACTTTTTTGTGGCTTATTTTGTGTCGTTTTGGTCATAGACAGCCCTCTCACATTCCTTGGACTTCTTGGTTATGCACGGTGGTGTAATATGCATGATTATACTTACTGTCCACAATACGCACCCATGTTTGTGCTCGTGCTTGAGCAACTGTACCACGCTGAAGCACATTTCTTCCAACTGTGCCAGGGCCAAGAATGCTCTCGGGGGCCTGAGCACTCACACTACTCAAACCAAGTGGACTTTGGGGGTGAAACGTGCTGTATGAGTGTGCCCTAACTTTTTGTATAGCTTTAAGTAAGATGAAACATCATACTGAGTAGTTACCCATTGAAGACTCATTAGTTTCGTATTACTTAGTCATtggttacatttttctttttgtgtaccTTCATATAAAGTGACACATGATACTGAGTACTTATGGTGGTGCGAGAGGAAAAGTCAGATGTTCACCAAAGTGGCTGTGGCTCAACCTCTGGGAACCCTGAATGTCTAGACAGAATTTCACAGGACAGTGGATGTTCTGTTGAGATGATTCGAGACAAGCACTGCTCATTCTCGTGATCATAAGCCCATTGGGTTTAGTGTATACAGGTCACCTCATACAATGAAtcttaataaatacatataaacataagTATGTCTAGTGCATTTAAACCTGTCCTGACCTTCCTGACCACTGGTGGAGACATGATGGGCCAAAACAAACCAAGAATGTAAATCGCAGCAGGTGATGGAAAACACCGAGGCTGCTCCTATTTGCATGTGTGCAGACGCACTAagaatttgtttttcaaaaaaggcACCAGCAGGAGAGAGATGAGGACAAACTGAATACTCAGACCTGCTGCCTTTGAGTATCCGAGATGTTTTGTGCTGCTGTGATTCAAG
The sequence above is drawn from the Sparus aurata chromosome 21, fSpaAur1.1, whole genome shotgun sequence genome and encodes:
- the LOC115572193 gene encoding regulator of G-protein signaling 21-like isoform X2 — its product is MEGCPVSPNDNTLHTDFHIFHSCWVGVIQICSLDSLISKQSQPPLQSGRILSLSPFRRGQGDGDKVSYCIFVCWAFTIFSRQHLTAAMWKIPRRFSLSDPLEDVETWGESVDKVLSCKAGQIAFREFLKSEYSEENILFWLACEDYKKIKTVPEMISSANRIYSEFVQTEAPKQINIDCGTRENITKNISQPTLTSFDTAQKLIYSLMARDCYPRFLKSDIYQGLLRRTDSR
- the LOC115572193 gene encoding regulator of G-protein signaling 21-like isoform X1, which produces MEGCPVSPNDNTLHTDFHIFHSCWVGVIQICSLDSLISKQSQPPLQSGRILSLSPFRRGQGDGDKVSYCIFVCWAFTIFSRQHLTAAMWKIPRRFSLSGRLCCFPKDPLEDVETWGESVDKVLSCKAGQIAFREFLKSEYSEENILFWLACEDYKKIKTVPEMISSANRIYSEFVQTEAPKQINIDCGTRENITKNISQPTLTSFDTAQKLIYSLMARDCYPRFLKSDIYQGLLRRTDSR
- the LOC115572193 gene encoding regulator of G-protein signaling 21-like isoform X3, with translation MEGCPVSPNDNTLHTDFHIFHSCWVGVIQICSLDSLISKQSQPPLQSGRILSLSPFRRGQGDGDKGRLCCFPKDPLEDVETWGESVDKVLSCKAGQIAFREFLKSEYSEENILFWLACEDYKKIKTVPEMISSANRIYSEFVQTEAPKQINIDCGTRENITKNISQPTLTSFDTAQKLIYSLMARDCYPRFLKSDIYQGLLRRTDSR
- the LOC115572193 gene encoding regulator of G-protein signaling 21-like isoform X4 yields the protein MEGCPVSPNDNTLHTDFHIFHSCWVGVIQICSLDSLISKQSQPPLQSGRILSLSPFRRGQGDGDKDPLEDVETWGESVDKVLSCKAGQIAFREFLKSEYSEENILFWLACEDYKKIKTVPEMISSANRIYSEFVQTEAPKQINIDCGTRENITKNISQPTLTSFDTAQKLIYSLMARDCYPRFLKSDIYQGLLRRTDSR
- the LOC115572193 gene encoding regulator of G-protein signaling 21-like isoform X5, whose translation is MAIKLCCFPKDPLEDVETWGESVDKVLSCKAGQIAFREFLKSEYSEENILFWLACEDYKKIKTVPEMISSANRIYSEFVQTEAPKQINIDCGTRENITKNISQPTLTSFDTAQKLIYSLMARDCYPRFLKSDIYQGLLRRTDSR